The Tripterygium wilfordii isolate XIE 37 chromosome 18, ASM1340144v1, whole genome shotgun sequence nucleotide sequence TGGTTAAGGAAACATACCCAGCCACACACTCAACACAACTTAGCACGGCTCAAACATAGCAGAGGACAATTGCATCTAAAGATGAGGAAAGTTGGCAGGCAAATCATTTGAGATTGACAAATCTATATTATTATAAGCCACGTAACAAAATAATCTCCCAACCATATTACCCTCATCTCATTATACCTGTACTTAACAAATAATAATCAAGGTTATAATGATAAGATTTTGAATTTCTCtataatctctttttttttccccaacgtAATCTTCGCACCATGCGAAACACTAAATGGTGATGAAGAATGCTTCTCTTTGTATGATGACAACAGTCTTTGATGCCAGGGAAGTCTTTAATATTAACTTTTTGTAGAGAAATGGTTTAGATCGTggtgttatttttcttcttcttatgtaCTTGAGAATACAGGTTTTTGAAGCTTTCACTGATTACACCCCTTTTGTACCTTAATAAATCTTTTTACAATGAAAAATTTCGGATTCTTCGATCAAGGAAAAATGGAAGCTCAAGTATTGCATAATCATTATTGTAGTTACTGAAGAATTAGTGTCTCAACTCTATTATAAACAGCTAGGTAGTAGAAGTATTTAAGAACAGAATTATTGTTCAAATAGAATTTATGAGCAGAAAAGACAATTAAGATATTGAAAGAATGCTGACTATATGGCATAATGAATGAGTTAAGAGAACAAATCAAGCATGAAGCTTCATATTAGTAGAATTTAGCAGGCAGGAAAACAAACTTGCTTGAGCATTTTTCTAATGCAGGGTAAATGCTCAAAATTCATTATGAATTAATGCAATTCATGCAATGCTCGACTTTGTCATCTGAACTAATCATGTATAACAGAGCAAAAAGAAATAGTGGCTAATTGAATGGACAATCTAGATTCAGACAGTAAGGTTCATAAAGTGTAATGCGGAATGAAAGTAAGAATAGCGCAAATAGCACCACTAAAAGAGTGAAAAGAAATTGGAAGGATGAAAATAATAATCAGGATTAAGATCCCAAGATTTTACCTCAGTTTGTCGCTTCCTTTCAAAAGAGACTGCACAGTGATGAAAGCTGAGAGGAATATTATCCACTCTATAGTCAACAATATAAACCTGTAGATATTGCAACTAAAGGATGAAAATCAATAAGTATGTCagagcaaattgcacaaaattggcTTCATTGTATACATAAAAACTAACCTCAAAaggaataaaacaaaataccgAATCGCCACTCTCACGCAAAGTggaaaaagatatatatttcaGTCTCAAGGTTCTGAATGATTTGACTTGAACATGAACAGTGGAGGAATTACCTTGTATCCTCAAAGACCATGGCGGCTGCTTTGGCTGAGTTCTTTAGAGTACCATTCTCCCTTTTTAGTTTCTATCAGAGGCCACATTATGCCCCAGGAAAGAATGCCTTCTATAAGTACTTAAATGTTTTATGATATAGGTGCATATCATCCCCACACCAATGTACTTTAACTGGAGTGTTTAATGACCACAAAAGCTTAGCAATATTGATTTCATCCACATATTGTATAAGTTGAGAAACCATACGGTCCGAGGAAGTAGAAAACCAGAGAACAAATTCTAGAGATTCGGGAGGAAGGACATGGACATAACTACGCAGCAATTTGGGTGCCTAGACTGCACAGAATTAGCAGTGCCTGCTCCAAGAAAAATGGCTGCGAAATACATGGCTCCCAATATATATCCAATAAATAATGTTAATGTTAATATATCAGTAGAGTAGCTTCTGATTTTAACTCTAATACAATGTAGACCATCACTTGGTCAACTCATCACAGCCCAAAAAGATAAGGCAGAAGTTTTGGTATAGGTATGAAAGAGAAATCTGTAGTGAGGTGAACACCTCAATATTGGATACAGAAAATTGGATGCATGAATTGAGTAATTAACATACTTACTCTACACACCAAGTCCCAATTAGGTAATCAACGTAAAAAGGGGAAAACAATTACAGAAATCGTAAGTGCCCTGGAAATTATGTACAGGAAAATCAACCTAAATACCCAACTAAACAGGGAAGAGCCgtaaagaaaggaagaaaggcTAACATAAGCAAGAATTGAAAGATATACTGAAATAGCCACCTAGTATTTCTCAGTTCTCACACTTTTTCCATAAACTTCCCTTCTCACATGCACTTTCCAATAACGAATTACTCTGGAACCCGACATTTGCATAAAAATATAGCAAGACTAAGATGGGTGACTATAAGACAATCAATTTTAAATAGGTGAGGGTTGGATATCAAGCTCAAGGACATTACAAAACACGAACCTAATGCCAAccttttgtcaggtaaagaattGTCATCAGATTCCTGAGGAAGAAACTGGCACCACGATAGTTGATGAAGACCTACCTAtggaaatttcaaacgtaatttaATTCAACAACTATTCATATTAAAACTCAACTACGATAACAAATTACCACCAGCAGGAAAGAACACCAACTAAAAGATTAACTAAACCGCAAACCTAATAATCCGCATTGGAAATTTGTAATTGAACGCAGTATCCTCGTTCATCAAAAACTGAAGTCAGTGAACACAGAATTTTAGTTTGCTAAACACAGAATGCAGATAGAAATCAGTGCATCAAACTAATCCCCATACCTCGGTAATGGTATCATTGCTTTAACCACATAATTGAACCATGTCAGCAATATCAACTGTTCTATACACTCAGAATACTAAGACTGTAGTATACTTTTTCACATCTAAGCTTGTAAATAACGTTtcaaagattttaaaaaaatcttctaCTAAATGGTCTTATAGATGAGGTTCATCGCAGTTGACTTGTAGTTCTACGTATTGGACTTGCTTTTCTTATATGTTGCCTCCATTCTCTATTTCCATGCAAAGGGCATTTGCAAGTTTTAAAAAATGCTTACTCACAACAAATTCTGTCAGAGCAAATATTCGACGCTACTTTGTCAATCTGCCTAATGATCAAGTAGGTTGGATAGTTCCTTTCtgtaaagaacaaataatatCATTGTTCATAAAAacaattattattgtttttctaACCTTGGTCACAACACACATAAGGACTTGATGGATACAAAGGATGCTTTCTATGTAGACACAATCTTGCATCCACAAACATAAAGAATATCCCAACGTAGACAGGAAAGTATCAGGTAACATACCTTTTATCCAGTCAATGACCGTAGCACATCCAAAGAATTAACAATGAAAGATCATCAAAGTTCATATAACAATAAGCGTAGAAGTAAATAAAGTGGATGGAGGAAACTACCAACAATCACGTCCGAATAAACCTGCCATTCGGAGctgttttttgaatttgatatcgACTTTGTTCGGGTTCTTGAACGTCCACCACTTCGCATCATAAATCTTCGACAATCGGCCTGATATACCAGAAAACATTAATCTCTTCTTGAAGGAGAAACTCCAATCAACCAAGACTTGCAtcaaaaaaagaacaatatgCACGAATCTGCGAAATGATTAGTATGAAACAATGGCCAAAGAAGGGCAACAAACATAATCgaacaaaaaaagtaaacaaagttAGAGATAACCTCACCAGTTTAGGTTGCGGATGTTCTTTTTGTGCGGATcttgaagagagaaaaatatctACAAACACAACACTAAAAAATGGGGGGGGGGGACTACCAAACCTTGCgggtgtttttctattttttgccAAGATCATAtctaacaaaaaaacaaaagcagagGTAAACTTACCAATTTAGGCATGACTCTATGTGTGAAGAGGCACTTCAAAGCAAGAAAGGTGAAGACGTCAATCGTCGGTGCGAAGTGGCTTGCTCTCAAACTTGCGTTTTTCCTGCAATAcctatatatgtacaaaaatcGGAAGCGTCGTCTATAATTCAATAAATACAGAGTGGCTCTCCAGGTTTTTATCTGATTAAACTGATCAATGAATGCATTTAAAGCAGCTTGTTTGACATGTACTTACATCTCCGTGAATTAACGAAAACAACGAATCTAGACTGCTTTGGAAACTGGAGGTGAAGAATTGTGAACCCAACAATAACTTCAATAGAAATTcacaaattttttataaaatttaatttgatCATAATTCCACGTGGCAGTAAGATATTGAAAACTGAAGTTGGCGTGGACACTCTAAAACCGCCCCTGATCCTCCATTTTAGTATATTTATAGAAGTGTATCTGTCACCGTGACTAAGATTTTGATTCTCTCTCCGCATCTCCGAGAAGAAACTTGTTTTCAATCAAAATCGGTCATAACCACCACGATCGCCGTGCCCGACGCTGCTGTCGCCTTTTTCGACTTCTCTAACAAATCCAATACTCATCGGACGGTCTGGAATTGGATTGCTTCACCGATTTCGTCTCTCTCTGATCCATTTCCGAATCGCATATCGATCTTGTTTGTCCTGCCTTCAGATCACGCCGAAGCTTCATCTCTGTTTTTTCAGAAGTTCTATTCAACTCTATaaattttgattcaaaaaatGAATCGAATTCTTCATTCAAAGTTACTACTGTAGTCATGAATTTTATTGACTCTATACGATTTCATATTCCATGCGAGCTGATGATTATTATATGAACAAATCGAGATTTTCTGTTAAATTTGGGGGTAGAAAGCAATGGCGAGGTGGAGAGTCGGAGGAGAGAAGGAAGAGACTGAGAGGCACATAGGTCTGCTCAAATTGGTACAAATACTCTCCTTCTTGGTAGTTTTCGTTGCCGGTATCATTATAGGCTTGGCAACCAGTTCTCACATCAACCATTACTTCACTTCACAAGCAGAGTTTTACTTCAGCCGTAATTTTCAGATCGCCCTTCCTCCCGTCGGGGGCGGCGTGGGTGCCAACTGTAATGTTGTACCGCATTGCGAGAAGGTGGATTGTTTGAATATGGAGACGTTTTTGCGTCCAAAGAATTTGACCCATGGCATGACAGACAATGAGATCTTCTGGAGGGCTTCTTTATTGCCCAATAAAGAGGAGTATCCCTTCGATAGAGTCCCAAAGGTGGCTTTCATGTTCTTGACTAGAGGGCCTTTGCCCTTTTTACCGTTGTGGGAGAGGTTCTTCAAGGGCCATGACAATTATTTCTCCATTTATGTCCATGCCCTTCCTGGTTACCAGCTTAATGTTTCTGAGGACTCCCCATTTTATTGGAGGCAGATCCCCAGTCAGGTATGACTTGGTTTTAAGATGGTTTCAATTTTGATATCTTATTGTGGATGTTATAATCTGAATTTATGTATTTTAATTTCCTCTGTAAGCATCCTTTGATAATGTTGGGCTTTAGGTGTGGTGGTAAGATTGCCATGTTCAAACTACAGGTCCTCTTTGATGAGAGGAGCCTTGTGCCTTGTGTTACATTCTTATAAATGATGTGATGATACATTAGGTGTTGCTTTGTGCATGTATAATGTGTGAGTCTGTCGTATCCTAACCTAAGTTTTTGCTCCAATAATTAGTAGTTTAAGTGATATCTCATATTAGAATATGAATGTTCCTCAAAAATAGGATACTATCCATATTTTAATGTTTAGAAATGTAAAGCTAATATTTTAGAAAGGATCAAACGACAATGATTTGAGCTGTGTGATAAGAGCTGGAGTAAACAGGATATTAGTGCAAGTTCTAATTCATGTTTATGTTTATGGCGTATTGCAGTAAAGTTTGTTAAGTTCTTTGTTAACCTACTCGTATAGTTTGACGAATCCATTATTATCTCCTAAGAAGATGAATGTATTGTGAATTATGAGTTACTTGTTATCAAACGATTTTAATGAAATGGTTAAATAATCTTTAAAGAAGCTGCTCTGTGCCAAATTAGCAAAAAGTACCCTCTTTTTTTCAGATATTACATGCTCATGCGACTCTAAATGAGCTGCTCTATGCTAAACAAAAAATGCTTTTGAATTTCTACCCCACCCTTGGCACATAGTATATTGGCAAACTGAAATTTACAAATGCTTCCTCACTTttcttagaaaaaataaaaaagagtgtATGCCCTCATTGCAGAGTGAATTTCTGGGACTTACATTGGCATGTACAACACGTTTATTTATGGTTGAAAGCATTGGAGGTACTCTCTTAGGTGACTGATGACAGACAGTAAACGAATGTTAACGTGTGATTCATACTTCACAAAAAGCTTAGAAGCAGTGTCATGTACTCGTGTTGTCATATATGTTTTCCCTATTTACGGTGTTTGTGATGATGGCATGATGCCTTTTAATCAAGTTGTGCACTCAAAGTAAACACAGTGTACGACTGTGTTtctattcattttcttttatgaagCACATGTTATGTCTCTCCTTTTAGAATGCAATTACACTGTGCCACTCAATAGTTTTTATCTGGCTAAGTATCTTTCTTTAGTTCCTTAAGGAATCccttttattttcctctttttccaGACTGTTGAATGGGGAACAGTGACACTGGCTGACGCTGAGAGGCGTCTTCTGGCAAATGCTCTGCTTGACTTTTCAAATGAGCGATTCGTTCTTCTCTCAGAGAGCTGCATTCCAGTTTATAATTTTCGAACTGTCTACAAGTATCTTATAGGATCTGAGCATAGTTTTGTTGATTCCTATGATGATCAATCCCGTTATGGTCGTGGACGCTACAACCGTAAAATGCTTCCTGATATTAAGCTTTATCAATGGCGCAAAGGATCTCAATGGTTTGAAATCCACCGTACGCTGGCTGTCTATTTAGTTTCAGACTCCAAGTACTACACCCTCTTCAAACGATATTGCAAGCCAGCTTGCTATCCTGATGAGCATTACATTCCAACTTTCCTCAATATGTTCCATGGGTCACTAAATGCGAACCGGAGTGTAACTTGGGTTGACTGGTCCATGGGTGGACCACATCCAGCATTGTATGGGAAAGCTAACATTACAGAAGATTTCATACAGTCTATCAGGAATAATGAGACACAATGTGCTTATAACTCTGAGGTGACATCTGTTTGTTACCTTTTTGCTCGGAAGTTCGCTCCAAGTGCATTGGAGCCCTTGCTTAACCTAACTTCCACAGTAATGGagttttgaaagttttgaatcGGCAGATACAGGAGTTCATTGTATTTCTTTGACtagatattttttttgtgttcccTTTTGCAGAATTGTACATTTAGTCGTGCCTGGGGAATTGGGGTTCTTGATAGCTGAGGGAATTGCTTTTTGTCTGAAATTTTCTGGGAGGAAATGTTGTCATTTGTTcttgaagaagaaaatcatCAATGCAATAATTTTTTGTCAGCTATTGTTTCACATTCCTTTTTGGCTCGTCTTCTGTGAATCGTGATTTAGAAATTGAATAAGATCTTGTTTCTTTGTATTTGCAGTGGAAGAATTTGAATGCTTCCAAAGTTGCAACTTGTTAAGAAGGCAAGATCTTGTTTCTGTTGGACGGTACATGTAGTTCCACATCCACATTTGGAGTTATATTTACCTCGAAAGCTTGAAAGCTGCACTCCATAAGATGTTGGcaaattatataattatatagggGCAGTATTCATTGGAATCCAATTACCAGAATGCATAAAACCAATTTTGCTTTGCGTCCAAGAGCAATCCTTCTTGAAGGTTATGAAATGTATTTGCAATTTGACCCGAAATAATGACAATCACATCCACTGCAAACGAAGCCCAAGGCAAAGGAGGTAGGCTGTTACTAAAGAATAATAGCAGCCTCTTTTTTTGTTCTAATCTCAGCCATCCATTTGATCTATTGGTTAAAATAAGAGCCACGTAAGCATTAAAATTTCCCTCCCATTTGTGATTGCAAATTAGGGTTATTTTGAAATAAGTCAGAATATGCAGcgtttttttttcatctctttCTTAACATAGACGGACGAAAACAGATGGATTTGTCGATTATTTGTGGCCATGGGTGCACCTCAATCATCATCTATCTCTCAGACTTTCTATCATGCTCACAATTTTCTCGCCGTTCTTGGGTACAAGTATTCATTTTCTCCTTCGATTCTTTATAGATTTTGTATTGAATGCTTGcacttttgttttctaaattttgaaattgatcGCCTTGGTACTGGTGTTTTGGATTGATATTAGTTGGGTCATAGGTGGTGAGGATTGATAGAAGAATAGGAAGTGCCACTACAAATAGAATATTATTTGGGATTTTGTATAGTTTTTCGACTTTTGCTTTTGGTGGCCACTCTGATTTAGCATCCATATAGCAATAGCTTTTTCTCATTGGCTAAAGAAAATTTGTTGTTTAAAGACGAGGAATGTACGTTGTTCAGGGTGGTATAGGATGGTAGGTTCTGTTTGTCAATTAAAGTTCTCAAAATTTTAGTCTAAACTAGTCTGATTATAGCTATTCTGGGGTTTATTGCAAGCCTAAACAATTGCTTTTATGTTCTTATAATAGGTCATTGGTTTACATGTTGTTTTATCATTTGCTCTGTTTCTAAAATAGTTTTTCTACCATGTTAATATGCAGATGTCAAGTGTTATTATGGATGACAACGCTGAGGAATTGACACCTCATATTGGAATTGTATTTAATATGCTACAAGAGGCTTGGGAATATTGATTCAATTATGGGAAAAAATGGGGTTTTCAGTGTGAAAGGATTTCAAAAATAAGAGTCCGAAAGATGATCAAATTACTAGTAGAGGATTTGTGTGCTCTAAAGAAGGCATTCGAAGAGAAGACAAGCGTCGAACTAGCGGTAACCATAGAGTAGAGACAAGAACTAATTGTAAAGCAAGATTATTTCTTTCACATGATCGGAAGAGTGGAAAGTACAAAGTATATGATTTTGTTTCTGAACATAATCATTTGGAAGGGATAAAAAGACCccactgattttttttgttacttatGTTCTTAAATTGTTGTTGATCTTAGGTACACTCAATGCAAATAAGGCCCCATATTGGTGCATCAAATGTCAATCAATTGAGTATGGAGGGACTTGGCTTTTAGCCTCAAACTGATTTGAGTTACAACTTGCAAGTAAGTTTTGCAAATATAAGTAATACAAAATGTAGTGACTTTCTGAACCATATACTGATTTTGTTTCTATTATCAGGATATTGCACATTGGAGGAATTTGCCAATTCTTGGAAATTTTAGCACTACAAATATAGGACAATTGCAAATGACTTCAGAATATATGAGAAGCTTCGGAGGAGTGCCAAGACCATCATCATCGAACATATGAAACATTTTTGTCCTATGATATGTGATTATTTTGTTAAGAAAGTTGTAATTTTTGACCATATGGCCTTTGTTTTATCTGAATATACTgtgaatgttaagacttcatagCAGTTGTTTGGTTCTTCCATTTGTTTTCTTGTATGAGACCAAAAGGTATTGGATCAAAACTATGAAATGAAATTTTATTGGACAAAATTTAATATGCACAGGGCTAACTCCCATCATTGAAATTTGACAAACATATACAATAGTTCAATTTCTACATCAACTATTTTGATGATACAAATGGTGGCAGGCAATCCATAATTTCAAGTAATGGATCTAGTAGAGGACAAGAAGGTTGAGAGGTTATGCATTTTTCTGTGACATTCGCATGAAGTCAAACACGAAGAAGAACAATCGTTCAGGACCTTCAGGTTCTTCAATAGTGTCAAAACTGGGTATGCCTGCTAATGAATGATCACCTGGAATACAAATATAgataggaaaaaataaataaatattatattgaGAGTAATCACCAATATGTAACCAAATAAAACATAGCACGATAAATCATCAGTTTCTCAAATTCATGCTTAGATCCACGCTATCAACATCATACCTACACAAATCTAAGGCGAGAGACCCAGAAAAAACTCGATTCGACGGTAAAGTTATAGAAAAAAACCTACTTGGCAGTTGAACAGAGACAAATAGAGAGGGAGTAAGATAAGGGGATGTTACTTGAGAACGGCGTCGGCTTAGAAGGCATTGAACTTGAAAAAATTCGGCGGAAGATCAAGCCCCAGTGATAGTATTTGTTGGAGCTATCAAAGAGATGCGAGAGCAAGAGAGAACGAAGGGATGCAAGAGCCATCAAAGACTAgacttctttctccttttgAGAGGATTGCTTACGTGGCTCTTATTTTAACCAATAGATCAAATGGATAGCTGAGATTAGAACAAAAATACAGGCTGCTATTATTCTTTAATAACAGCCTACCCCAATCCATCCGAGCAGAGAAGACCTGTGATGATTCTATTATATACAGCCGCATCAAAATCACTAACATGACAGTTGTGATCTAGGGCTTTAAATGTTGAATATGCTTCTTATAAAAGGTACGATTTTTATTGGATGAAATATTCGTCCCTTTGAATAGACACTacgaaacaaaacaaaaaaagaaaaggttgttATTGATCTATAAAtctaaaaatattttgtaatttataattataagtttaaattttaaaattcaatataataataaatattagaataaaataaaaaatcataaaatgccagaataaaataatttatacatTTGTATTTATACATCTGTCCTTTAAATTAGACGtaatatgtttttttaataatttataagaTAGAGTCCGTTATAAGTTTTACCAAATATGTGATAACTTATTTCGTAGCTTAACTAACTTATTTTTTACGACTTATAAGAATAAGCTAatgttgaaattgaaaaaaaaaagctttaccaaacaagAAAGTGAAAGTTTAACAAATATACTAGCAGTGTAATACCTCGTACTTTTAGAGTCTTTATACGAATGACACGGATTGAGTATGTATCCATTTGAGCAGGATAGACAAGTATGAATAGCGAAAAGTTTATTGAGGTCGGTATAGTAGTTCACATCATAATAATTCATCTCAGACAACTAAGAGAACTTATTAAGCTTAggaagacttcaattcatacgaAAAGGAAGATGCTTATGTGCATCAATTGGAACCAGAACAAAACTGAAGCTTGTCTCCGGTCATTGTTGAAAGATGCATACTTCAGGGACATATGGCTTTTCTTAAATTTTAAGTACTAGAAACTGGAAAACTTCGGCAGATgacaaagaaagagaagatgaggcATAACGGTATATGAGAAACCAACATTGTACTGATCACAAACATACAAAATAGCGCTAAAAAAATCCATGAGTTGGGAAGCTAAAATAGCAGGATTTATGTCATACCAATGAAAAAAGTTCGTTAAAGCACCCGAGAAAGGAATCCGAGTGCATACTGCAGAGCAGGAACCAAGATAGCAAATTCCCCATCACTAAGATTGAAAGGAGATTCCCTAGTAGGAATAGGTCTGTAGGGAAGGCATTCAGAGATAACACCTAGTTTTGGTGTTTGCCCATCTTGATATTTGTTGTACCTGTTGACTTGAGTCGATGTAGATTTACCAAATTATGTTTTAGATTTATACTTTTGAGGAGCCATGTGTTTGTTTTTTGCTAGGGGTAAAATTGGTGTTATCATATGCCACGAGGCATGCATGCACTAAGCTGAACCTATTTTTTCGATTCAGAAGTCTTCATTTATTGCTCTTCACAGTTTTTTAGAAACTTTTCAAAATTTGAGATCAGTGGCTCAGATCGGAGGATGCGAAGAGTCTTCAAATCTCATCCGTTGAGTCGATCTACTCCTTAGTATAAATAGCGAGAGGCCTGTCATTTTCAATGTTTACAAGCCTTTAATTTTTTGAGGCAGACCTATCCTTAATCTTCCAAGCAATCCTTTCTTATTCCAAACATCTTAAAGATACCTCTGCTTTTGCTTTGAATGAATCTTTAGAGTCTGAAAAGGAATGTTCTTCCCAATGCTCGAAGAGGGTATAGGAGATCAAATATCTCAGAGCTCGAAGGTTGGATTGTAGATTTACTGAAGAAAAGGTTGAGGGTTTTAGGAGGCAGTATAGGATTCCTTTTCCCTACAGACCTATTCCTACTAGGGAATCTCCTTTCAATCTTCGTCATGGGGAATTTGCTATCTTGGTTCCTATTCTACAGTATGCACTCAGATTCCTTTTTCGGGTGCTTTAACGAACTTTTTTCTTTGGTATGACATAAatcttgctattttagcttccCAACTCATGGATTTTTATTAGCACTATTTTGTATGTTTGTGATCAGTACAATGTTGGTTTCTATAAGTCAAAAACTTTCCTATAAACAACGTTCCTTACTTTATTATTCTCTTCACATTCATCATCTGCCTACAATATTTTTAGTCATTTTCGTCTCGTCACCCTCGATACAACAACATATAACTGACTATATGAAAACACTTGCTTTGGAAGATAAACATCTACGTGTCTCAAAGATTGTCCTTGACTTTTATTAATGGTCATTGCATAGTAAACTGCGACAAGGAACTGTCTTTGTATCATTGTGAAGGGCATCTTAACATCTGAAGATGATAATACTATCCTCGGTATAAGTACCTTTGCCATGTTACTTGAACTTGTCATAATATGTGCTTCTATTGTTGGAGATATGGGAATCATAAATGGGctagtgaccgacaccaaagtgtgtgtgtgtgtacttaccccaagtgtagggtatcgtcaagtaataaaccggtgagtccggtatcgatccacgaggaagcaatgcaaatttgaagtgaatgatatgcaaatgactagctaacactaataaacacaatgaatatcaaattaaagcaagtaaaagaaatgggccgaatgactcggtagcatgagcgattttgtaatcaaagtaagcacaaattggatttaaaacaattaattaaaaacctagtctctaatccgtcccggtggctactcggttctcatactcaaggtatcattgcaaacacacacaaccatacacaatgcattgtgtgatactatcaatcatgcatatgcaaagagaattgggctataagacttcaattcatacatgtaggccatcgggtctcttaatctacgatgaacgcaaagggataagcacctaatattatgaattaatattcccccttggggcttggcttggctaacaccctagtttcacactcaaagatcaattaaccataactctcccatgcacattcctaatttaacccaaaaccccatcatcaatacacatactgcctgtttggcagggcggctCCACAAG carries:
- the LOC119983828 gene encoding glycosyltransferase BC10, with the translated sequence MARWRVGGEKEETERHIGLLKLVQILSFLVVFVAGIIIGLATSSHINHYFTSQAEFYFSRNFQIALPPVGGGVGANCNVVPHCEKVDCLNMETFLRPKNLTHGMTDNEIFWRASLLPNKEEYPFDRVPKVAFMFLTRGPLPFLPLWERFFKGHDNYFSIYVHALPGYQLNVSEDSPFYWRQIPSQTVEWGTVTLADAERRLLANALLDFSNERFVLLSESCIPVYNFRTVYKYLIGSEHSFVDSYDDQSRYGRGRYNRKMLPDIKLYQWRKGSQWFEIHRTLAVYLVSDSKYYTLFKRYCKPACYPDEHYIPTFLNMFHGSLNANRSVTWVDWSMGGPHPALYGKANITEDFIQSIRNNETQCAYNSEVTSVCYLFARKFAPSALEPLLNLTSTVMEF